DNA sequence from the Patescibacteria group bacterium genome:
CCGGGCCAGTGGGTCCCGTCGGACCGAAAGGTGCGACTGGCGCGATTGGACCGAAAGGAGAAAAAGGCGATGTCGGTCCCGCCGGTGCGATTGGACCGAAAGGAGAAAAAGGCGATGTCGGTCCCGCCGGTGCGATTGGAAAAACTGGACCCGTCGGTCCCGTCGGTGCGAAAGGAGACAAAGGTGATGTCGGCGCGATTGGACCGAAAGGTGACAAAGGTGATGTCGGCGCGATTGGACCGAAAGGTGACAAAGGCGACATTGGATTGACTGGTCCCGCCGGTGCGATTGGAAAAACTGGACCCGTCGGTCCCGTCGGTGCGAAAGGAGACAAAGGTGATGTCGGCGCGATTGGAGCGAAAGGAGACAAAGGCGATGTAGGTACGATTGGTCCGAAAGGAGATAAAGGCGACATTGGATTGACTGGTCCTGCTGGCGCGATTGGAAAAGCCGGTCCCGTCGGTCCCATCGGTCCCAAAGGTGACAAAGGCGAAATCGGACTGACAGGGCCAGCTGGTCAAAAAGGCGACACAGGTGCCAAAGGCGATGTCGGTGCGATGGGCCCAGCCGGATTCAGAACTTTCATCGGAGCAACTACGAAAAGATATTCTGGTAGCGGCGTCGGCGGCTACGACGGTGGTGACAATAAATGTGCCGCCGAATTCGGCTCCGGCACACAAATGTGTATCGCCACTGATTTAGCCTACGGTCGACCTGAAGCTGGCACCTACGGCTGGGTCAGTACTTTCACGGTGAGCTACTACGCTTCCAGTGCAAATGAGATCAATGACTGTGGTGGCTGGACACGCGAAACCGGACTCGGCACAGTCTTCAATGGCTACCCGACTGTCTCAAGCTGCGCCGCAGCCCACCCACTACCAATTCTCTGCTGCAAGTAACATGGAACTCACAGCATGGAACATTCCCTATTCGCCGCGCGAATCTCGAAACTAATTCGAAGTTTGAGTTGCACAAAATTAGGGTAATTTTTAATTCTTAATTTTGTAATTTTTAAATAAATTTCAATTTCTAATTTTTAAAAATTTGGATTTTGGATTTAGGATTTATTTATAAAATTAAAAATTGTAAAAATTCCCTATTTTTTCAGGGCTTCCCTATTCCCTATTCCCTATCCCCTATTCCGTGAGTCCATCGATCCAGGCGAGTAATTCTGAAACTCCAGCCGGCGTGTGATCGCCCATGTGTCCGATGCGGAAAGTTTTTTCTTTCAAGTCTTTGTAGCCATTCGCAATCTCGACATCGTGGTTGGCTTGCAGCTTCGCGTTCAATTCACCGATGTTCCAGCCGAGTGAATTCTCGAGCACGGAAACTCCCGGCGAATGAAAACCCTCTTCGGAAAAATATTTGATGCCACGGCGCGCCGCCCAATCCAGCGTAATTTTTTGCATCTCGGAATGATCCGCCCAGCGTTTTTCGATTCCGCCATTTTTCTCAATTTCGGATAATTGGAAATCCAGCGCGAACATGAGACTCACCGCCGGCGTGATAATCGTGTTGTTTTTTTCCGCCGCTTTTTCCCACTCAGTGAAATTGAAGTAATAGCCTTTGCGTCCCTGCGGCTGATTTTTCGCACGCTCGAGAATCTCAGGTGTGACGGAACAAAATGCCAAACCCGATGGCAAAGCCAAAGCTTTTTGCATGCCGAAAAGCAGGAGATCAATTCCCCATTCATCGACGCGAATCTCCGTCGCCGCGAAGCTCGAGACAGCATCGACAAGCAAAACGACATTCGGAAATTTTTTGACGACGGCACCAATTTCTTTCAGTGGGGACAAAACACCCGTCGAAGTTTCAGAATGCGTGAACATCACCGCATCGATTTCTGAATCATTTTTCAAGGCATTTTCGACATCTTCCGGCTTGACCGCTTTGCCGAATTCGTAATTCAAACGGACAGCCTCGATGCCACACATTTCCGCGACCTCCGCCCACTTGTTGGAAAAAGCACCATTGCCGGGAACGAGCACTTTCTTCTTCACGGAATTTTTGAGCGCGGCTTCTATCACACCCGTCGCAGACGAAGTGGAAATGAAAACGCGATTCTGCGTGAACATGATTTTCTTGAGCCGTTCTTCGATCGAGGCATGCAGCGCCGCATATGCTTTGCCGCGGTGACCAATCATCGAGCGCGTCTGCGCCTGCAATTGCGCCGGAAAAACTTCGGTCGGTCCAGGAATGAAAAGTTTGGGCATTGGGAGGTAAGGATTAAGTTTGTAAGGAGTAATAAGGTGTAAGGAGTAAGAATTAAGAACTAAGGAGTAAGTTTGTAAGAATTAAGTTAAGAGTTGAGAAATAAAAGCCGGGTGAGTTTAGCCGAATTTCGTGCTTCGCGAAACGCGATTTGCAAAAAGAATAGATTTACCTAAAAATACAGTCTTTAATTTTTTAAGATGACTGAAGAATTTAAACTCGAAGAAATTGCCGAGGTACGCCCCGAGCTTAAACTTGCTGATTACGCAGAAACCCTTCGCGTCATCGACGCTGGCATCACGCAACTAAGAAGTAATTTTGAGGCTAGCTTAAAGCAAGCCGAAGGCGAACAAACTGGACTTCCAATTGGAGGACTGGAAGATGATTTAAAAAAACTTGAACTCACTGAAAACACTGAAAAGCGAATTGGAGAACTCGAGGCATATTATCTAGAAATCCAAGAAGAAGCTCGCGAAAGATTTGGGGTAATTCTGTAATTCCCATGAATCACAATTCGCGAAAAAACTAAGCTGAGAAAAACCTGCATTTATGACCAAAGAAACCCTAAGCAAGCGCCCTGCTCTCACCCTCGACAGTATTCGTCGGACTGTCCAAATGAATGAAACTACCATCGCACAGCTGAGAAACAACTCTCGAAACAGTGTCGTCAAACCTGAATTACAAATCGGCGACGACGACGGCTTTGCCTCTTTTGAAGATAATTTCGCAAGGGATGTTGGTGCGCTTATGATCATCGAACAACGCCAAACAGCAAACCAAAAATTACGAGAGCTAGCACGCGAAGAATTCGGAGAAACCATTTAAATTTCCAGCGTTTGGATTTTTTAAGCCTTGAGTCTTGATGCACACCTGCCGTTAACCCAGCACTTTGCACCGGCGCGATTTTAGAAAATTCACTCAGCGACTTAGCAACTTAATGACTCAAAGACCATCCGAACCAACTGACCCATGACCCTCCGAACCTAATGAATCAACTCCAGAAAGCTCCGGACGAAAATTTGACTGCGCTTGCGACTACGCTTCAAGGAAAATCTCGTGAGCTTGGTTTAGCCATGCTGGCTTTCAAGGGCGACGGAAATTCATTGAGCGAAATAAGTGAAATATCCCAAATGAGCGATGTCGAATTCGACGCATATAATCAAATCAGACTCAGCCTCGTAGAAAAAATTCTTGCGCTTGAAACTGAGACTGCAGAAATCCGAACAGCAATCCGAACAACGACTCGTATGAATTAAAGATAAGTTTCACCACTTCGAATCTCCACCTACACACGACTTGCGAAAAAAATTACTTTGCCTAAAATATAGTCTTCAAATTTTTAGACAATGTATCTACATCCTCTCTCTCGAGCTCACGAAGCTACTCCTAATAAACAAGAGCTAACTCTTGAGCAAAAATTGCGTAAAACACCAATTGAAAATCTTGCTGAGATGGTAAGGAAAAATTCGCAAACAGTTTTTGAGTTAAAAAATCAACTCGCATTCATAGCTAAAAATATGGATCAAATAATCCCCGAGGGAGTTCCTCATGCGATTGCCGCCAAAGACGCCCTCCTGGATTCCATTGAAGAACTGCGAGCTGAAATTCGACCAGTCGTCGAAGCACTCCGGAAGAAGACTAAAGCCAACAAAACAGTTAGAAACTCTTAACTCCGCGACGCAAATCGCGCTCGACATCACGCTGCTTGATCGTCTCGCGCTTGTCCCATTTTTTCTTGCCGCGGGCGAGCGCGAGCTTGGCTTTGATTTTACCGTGAGCCAGATGCAGATTCAGCACGACGACCGTCGCGCCTTTTTCGTTTAAACTTTTTTCAATCGTTTTGATCTCGCGCGCATTGAGCAGAATCTTGCGGTCACGCGCTTTTTCGTGCGGCTGATTTTTGGCGAATTGGTAAATCGGAATTTCGAGCCCGGTCAGCCACAATTCACCGCGCCGCACTTTGACGAAGCTGCCTGCGAGACGCGGACGATTCGTGCGCAGCGATTTCGTCTCGACACCGGTCAAGACCAAACCCGCTTCGAATTCTTCGAGAATTTCGAAATGAAAGCGCGCAGCGCGATTCTCAGCGATGATGTCAGGCGAGAGTTTTTTCACGCGAGAATTTTAGCTGAAAGCCCAATGCTTTGATAAAATCAAAAAGCTCGCAAACAAAAAACTTAATCCTGAAAAACTTATTCCTTAATCCTTACAAACTTAATCCTTACTTCTTGCTCTTCACCTCTGAATCAGTCACGATCGGCCATCCCGACAAACTCGCGGATCAAATCTCGGACGCGATTGTCGATGACCTCATTCGCCAGGACAAGCAGAGCCGCATCGCCGTGGAGACTTTGGTGACGAATGGTCTGGCTTTGGTCGCAGGTGAAATCACGACGCGCGGTTTCGCCGATATTCCAAGCTTGGTCCGCGAGACGATTCGAAATGCGGGCTACGACGATGCGAAGTTCGGTTTTGATTTTCGCGCCTGTGCCGTTTTGACTTCGATTCACGAGCAGTCACCCGACATCGCCCGCGGCACGAATTCCAAGCTCGGCAAAAATTTGGGGGCCGGCGATCAAGGTTTGATGTTTGGTTACGCCTGTCGCGAGACGGCGGAATTGATGCCTTTGCCAATCACGCTGGCGCACGCGCTGACGGCGCGTTTGGCAGAAGCGCGGCAGCAAAAAATTCTCGACTTCCTGCGACCAGATGGTAAGAGCCAGGTTTCGGTGGAATACGATAAGAATGGAAAACCAAAACGCGTCGCGACCGTCGTCGTTTCGACTCAGCACGATGAAAAAGTGACGAACGGTAAATTGAAAAACGCCGTCATCGAGAAAATTATTCGACCCGTGCTCGGCGAATTTCTCGACGCGAAGACGGAAATCCTCGTGAACCCGACTGGGCGTTTCGTGCGTGGCGGTCCGCCCGCCGATACTGGCATGACTGGGAGGAAAATTATCGTCGACACTTACGGTGGCATGGCACGCCACGGCGGAGGTGCTTTCAGTGGCAAAGACCCGACGAAAGTCGATCGCAGTGCCGCCTACGCTGCACGATGGGTCGCGAAAAATTTGGTCGCCGCCGGCTTCGCGGATCGACTTGAATTACAAATCGCCTACGCCATCGGTCACCCCAAACCGATCTCAATCAGTGTTGAAACTTTTGGAACAGGGAAAATCGCGGATGAAAAAATCATCACCGCCATCACCAAAGTTTTTGACCTCAGCCCGGCGGGCATTTTGCGAGAGCTGGATTTGGTGCGACCGATTTACCTGCGGACTGCGACCGGCGGACACTTCGGTCGGCCGGAATTTTCTTGGGAAAAAACGAATCGCGTCAGTGCTTTATTGGCCTAAATCCCGAAGCCCAGAAACATGGAGCATGGAGAGTTGTTAAGTCTTTAAGTCTTTGAGTCAGTTTTTTCTAAAATCGCGCCGGTGCAAAGTGGTGGGCTAATTGAACTTGCGGGAGTCTACAAATTTTTAAATTTTTACAATTTTTAATTTTATAAATAAATCCTAAGTCCAAATTTTTAAAAATTAGAAATTGAAATTTATTTAAAAATTACAAAATTAAGAATTAAAAATTACCCTACAGAGACTTTAAAATTTGAAAATTTATCGCCGCCCAAATCCAAATTAGCTTCGAGATTCACCTTATCAAAAGGAGAGAAAATCAGTGACTGAATCCCAGACATCGCCAAGCATGTCCAGAAGCCCTGTACCATCAGCCGCTGCTGTCGCGGGCGTACTGAAATCAAGCATCAACACGCCTTTGACGATGATATAGCTCGCCGCGGCGAAAGCGAGACCCGTGATTCCCCAGATAATCGCATTTTTGGCTTTTTTGACAGCTGCCTCGTCGCCCCAGCCATTGACCAGAGTCGCACCCGCGAAAGAAATGACGAAGGTCGCGATGAAGGCCATCGCGTAAATCAAAAATTGAGCGACAATCGGTAAAAACTGTTCTTTGAAATCAGCCTGCGGCAAAGCTTTGACCTCGGGGACTTTATCCCAATTCGTCTCTGCGAAAGGCAAAATGTCGGCCGTTTTGGCTGCGAGCAAATTCGCCGCCGGAACTTCGAATTGGATATTGACGATGATCTGCACGATCGCGAAAGATAGCAGCGCGAGGAGCACACCAGCGATACTCCAGATGATAGTTTTGTGCGCCACTTTGAGTTGCTCTTCGTTACCCATCGCCGTGAGGTATTGGTAACCGCCGATGATGAGGAAAATTACAGCCAGCGCAGCCGTCCAGCCAATCGCCTGATCGATTAAATTCCTGAGAAAAGTCCCCTGCATCCACTCGGTCACATTGGGCGCAATGGTGCCTTTGGTCTCATCGTCCGCACCAGGCAAAATCGTACCGCCGATTAATTGCGGCATGTCAGCCAAAACTCCAACTGGCACGAGCGCGAAAGCGAATGACGCGAGGAGCAACGAAATCAGAATTTTGCGCAACATTTTTTAAGTGAAAAAAGTCGGATTGATGGTGTACAGAATCAAACTAGAGAGAAAAAGTAGTGTGAGTCCCACAAGCGCGGCGAGGATCCGATCCTTGCCCGACTGTAATCCAGCCTGATTCGCACCAGCGGTAGAAATTTCAATACCACCGAAGACAATCATCAGGACGGCGACAAATCCGATTGTTCCAGCGAGAAATTTGTAAACTAGCGCGATGTAATTCGTGAGAATTTCATTGCCGTCGTCACCCTCGATGACTTGCTGCCAGAGAATCGAGCCTTTGCGGCAGACCCACTTGATCGTCTCGCCGCTCTGAGTCGTCGTCGTGTACTGATCGTCCGGGCTTTGCGTACATGGTTCCGTAGGCGGCGGAGAAAATGGTGTCTGCAAAGTAACCTCGAATTTCTTTTCATCAGCGGCAAAAACCGCACCGCTTGCTGCACAGAAAATAAACAAAGCAAGCAGGATTGCGCCGAGCCGGTTTTTTGATTTCAGTTTTTGCATTTTTGAATCTTGGAATTTTACCACGAAATAATGTTTATATCAAATATCAGAACCAAAAATAAGCCTCTCCTGTCTATTTGACAGAGGTTTTTTAATTTTTAAATTTTTACAATTTTTAAATAAATCTTAATTTCTAATTTTTAAAAATTTAGATTTTGAATTTGTTTACAAAATTAAAAATTATAAAATTAAAAATTTCACCAAATATCAGCGTGTTAAAATCGCTTCATCTTAGAATAAAGCCCAATGATCAAAGTCCGCTTTCCCCCCTCCCCGACCGGACCGATGCACATCGGCACTGCCCGAACTATGCTCGTGAATTTTTTGTTCGCGCGCCAGCACAGAGGGAAAATTGTTTTTCGGAGTGAGGATACCGACCGCGCACGCTCGACCCGGGAATTTGAAAAAGAAATTTTGGACGGCATTAGCTGGCTCGGGCTGGATTTCGACGAAGGGCCGTTTCGCCAATCCGAGCGCGATGCAGTTTACGAGAAATATTTTGAACAGCTGAAAAAGTCCGGCGCGATTTATCCCTGTTTTTGTAGTGCGGCAGAGCTCGAAGCCGAGCGCGAAACGCAGAACGCACAGAAATTACCACCGCGCTACTCGGGCAAATGTCGCGATTTGTCAGCGGAAGAAATTGCCGAATTTGAAAAAGCCGGACGCAAACCGGTGTGGCGTTTCCGCGTCCCGGCTAGCGAAATCAAATTCACTGACCTCGTGCGTGGCGAAATTTCTGAGCGAGGTGAAAACATCGCCGACTTCGTGATTCGTAAATCCGACGGTCAATTCCTTTACCACTTCACCGTCGTCGTCGACGATGTCGAAATGAAAATCAGCCATGTCATCCGCGGCGAAGATCACATTTCCAATACTTCGAAACACATTTTGCTCTTCGAGGCGCTCGGTGCGGAGGTACCGCGCTTCGGACACCTTCCGCTACTGCTGAATAAAGACCGCTCGAAAATGTCGAAGCGCGACGAATCGGGCAAACCGGCGACAGTGGAAAGATTGAAAAATGACGGCTATCTGCCCGGGGCAGTCGTGAATTTTCTCGCGCTGCTCGGCTGGAATCCGGGCGGAGGATCCGAGCAAGAATTTTTTTCAATGGATGAATTGGTCGCGAAATTCGACTTCGCGGGTGTCGCGAAAGCCGGTGCGGTTTTTGATTTGGAAAGATTGAATTTTTTTAATGCGCACTATTTGCGGCAATTGCCGATTGAAGAATTAGTCGAGCGAGTGAAACCATTTTTAAATTTTGTGGTCGATGACGATGTGCGTCTGAAAAAAGCTGTGCAGCTCGCGTCCGAGCGGATGCAATTTTTGGCAGAAGCACCGCAATTTTTGCACTATTTTTTCGGCGAAATTGACCCGCCACTTGAGCTTTTCGAGAATGCAAAAATGAAAGTCGACCGCGCGAGCTCGATCGAGGCGCTCGAAAAAAGTTTGCCTGTCTTAGAAAAAATTGAAAACTGGACGACAGAAGAAATCCAAAAAGAACTTCTCGCCCTAGTAGCGGAGCTCGGTTGGAAAAATGGTCAACTCCTCTGGCCGCTGCGCGCCGCGCTCACCGGCGAGAAATTTTCGCCCGGAGTCTGGGAAATGGCGGACGCGCTCGGTCGAGATGAAAGCCTGACGCGCATGCGAAAAATGCTTGACAAACTAAAAAAATAGGATTAAGCTCGCTTCCTTTTTCGCTCGGAAATTGTAAACTCTCGCCGTAATGAAACTCTCTCACCTCACCGAAATCGTCAAAAATGTGGCTGCGACGCTGACATGCCCAAAATGTGGTAAGCACTTCGTGGGCGATGCCGTCGATGTTGTGGATATCACCGGCGACCGCGGACTTTTTTCGGCGCACTGCCTGCACTGCAATTCCGCCACTTTGGTCGCGATGAATATCCGCGAGTACCGCCAGAAGATTGCGAAGCGTGAACGCCAAATTTCGAAAGTCGCGTTTAATAAAATCGCGCCTGCCGATGTCGTCGAGATGAAAAACTTTTTGGAAGACTTCGACGGCGACTTCCGCAAAATTTTGGAAGAACCCGACCGCAAGAAGCGCGTCGAGTAATTTTGCCTCGCTCGGATTAATCAATCCGTAGCTCGCGGTTTTGGTTTTACTAATGCCGACATATCTACCCCCTAAACCCTAAACCCTACCCCCCTAATAAATGACTGAAAAAATAATCACACTCGGCGTCATCGCGCATGTCGATCACGGCAAGACGACACTCGTCGACGCACTACTGAAACAGGGCGGCGCGTTCGCGGCGCACGAAGCTGTCGGCGAACTCGTGATGGATTCGAATGCACAGGAGCGCGAACGCGGCATCACGATTTTGTCGAAAAACTGTTCGATTCGTCACAAAAATTTGAAGGTCAATATCGTCGACACACCTGGCCACGCCGATTTCTCAAGCGAGGTCGAACGCGTTTTGAAGGTCTGCGACACGGTGTTGCTGCTCGTCGATGCACAGGAAGGTCCGATGCCACAGACGCGTTTCGTCACGCAAAAGGCTTTGAAAATAGGTTTGAATCCGATTGTCGTAATTAATAAAATCGACAAACCTGGGTCAAATGTCGCGAAAGTCCACGATCAAATTTTTGATCTTTTTGCTGAGCTCGGCGCGACGGACGAGCAGCTCGACTTCCCGATGATTCTGACCATCGCGAAACAAGGCATCGCGAAATTAGCGGAATCAGACGAGTCGACGAATCTCGATCCCCTCTTTGATTTGATTCATTCGAAAATCGAACCGCGTGTCGGCTCAAGCGAAGGTGGGTTGCAGGCGCTGGTTTATTCGCTCGAATATGACAATCACCTCGGACGCATCGGCATCGCCCGCGTGATTCGCGGGAAGCTGAAAAAAGGCGAGGAAATCGCCATCGCCCGTCGCGATGGCTCAATCGCGAAAGGTCGCATTTCGAAAATGTTCGTTTTTCAAGGCGTGAGCAAAATCGAGGCAGATGAAGCTGCTGCCGGAGAAATCGTGGGCGTCGCCGGATTCGCGGATATCACGATTGGCGAGACTTTCACCGAGGTCGCGAAACCCGAAGCACTGCCAGTCATCGAAATCGGCGAACCGACTGTCGCGATGGCCTTCCATGTCAATACTTCTCCACTCGCGGGCAAAGAAGGCAAACTTGTCACGACGCGCCAAATTCGCGAGCGCCTTTTCCGTGAGCTCGAGACGAATGTCGGACTGCGCGTCGAAGAAATTCCGAATTCGGACAGCTACAAAGTCTCCGGTCGCGGCGAATTGCATCTCGCGGTTTTGATTGAAAATATGCGCCGCGAAGGCTTTGAATTAGCTGTCGGTCGTCCGGAAGTTATTTTGAAAGAAGTCGACGGCAAGAAACTCGAGCCGATTGAAACTGCGGTGGTCAATGTGCCGGACGAATTCACCGGCGGCGTGATTGAAAAAATGGGCAAACGCCGCGGCGAAATGCGCGACATGAAAGCCGAGGAAGGTTTCACGCGCATCGAATTCGAAATCCCGACACGCGGACTCATCGGCTACGCCAGCGAATTTATTCGCGACACGCGCGGCGAAGGCACGCTTGATCACATCTTTTTGAATTACGATGAATGGCGCGGCGCCATCCCCGCCCGCTCGAATGGCGTGCTGATTTCCCAGGAAAATGGCATCTCGGTCGGTTTTGCGCTTTCGAATTTGCAGGAACGCGGAATGCTTTTCATCGGACCACAGGTCGAAGTTTACGAAGGCATGATCATCGGCGAAGCTTCGCGCCCCGGCGACATCATCGTGAATCCGCTGAAAGGTAAGAAGCTGACGAACATGCGCTCGAGTGGCACGGACGAAGCGTTGAAATTGGTTCCACCGCGCAAATTGACGCTCGAGACGGCGATCGAATATGTCGCGGACGATGAGCTCGTCGAGATCACACCGAGCAAAATTCGCCTGCGCAAAAAGCTTTTGGTTGAGCACGAGCGCAAACGCGCGAAATAATTTAGCGGCTTAGAACTGTCTTGATTGTGTGAATCTTGAGACTAATCGAGGTTTGAGCTGCGCAAATTTTTAATTTTATCCGTCTCATTTTTAACCCCGGAATTAATTCCGGGGTTAGGAGTGCTGGCGGTAGAATCAGAGCGATGACCCTCGCAAGTTCAAGTTTATAAATGAACCGTCCATTTTTCTGTTAGCTCAAATATGCAGGTTCGAATTACAAATTCGAACCGGCACAAGAATTTTTGGCTGAGGAAAAATTACTTTGGAAAAATCGACTCGATGTTTTTGGCATTCAGGAAGCGGTGGTCTTTTTTGAAAATAACTTCGGCGATGTGAAAAATCGTGTAGGTAATGAAAAATGCGCCGAGTACATCAATCGAATAGTGGAGGTGCGCCAAAAGTACGACCACACCGAAAACGATGGCAGTCATGACGAAAGCAATACGCAGAAAACGATTTTCCCAAAAAATCAGCGCCAGCAAAAAAGGCAGACCCGTGTGACCCGAGAAAAACAAATCACCGCCGAAAGTAAAATCCCCGACGATGCTGGCAGGATTGATTTCCATGTGCGTCGGAAAAGGACCGATGTGCGTGATGGAGATGAATACCGCACGGATAATGACGAAAAGCGCAATGCTTTTGAGCGTGAAGGGAATGACTCGCGGTTTTACTAAACACAAAATTGCGACCAAAGCCCAAAACACAATCGAGCCATAAACAAATAAAAATTCGAGGTGAAAAACAGGGACATTGCTCAGGACAACATCCGTGACGAAATTACTGGAGCGGCTGGTCGCATACATTCCGGCGTGAAAATTAATCCACAGGCTTAAAGCAAACAGTAGAACAGCAAGCCCTGTTGAGGATAGAAAATTTTTATCGCGGAAATAAGTCCGGTACTGCTCAAGCACTCTTTGCACCCGACCGCGCGCGAGCAATTTGCTCAAGGTAAAGCTGTTCGAAAGCCGCAATAGTCTTAGTGATGTCATGTTTGGCGATGATAGCTAAACTGGCGGCACCAAACTTTTTTTGCAAGTCTGAATCAGCCAAAAGCTGGATAATTTTAGCGGATAATCCCGAAATGTCAGCAAGCTCGAAGAGAAAACCATTCTCCCCATCGTGCACTAATTCAGGCAAAGCCATCGCATTGACGCCGAGCACTGGCAGTCCAGCCGCGAGTGCTTCCATCGTGACGATGCTTTGCAGCTCAGCGATACCGGCGATGACGAAACAACTCGCCAGCAAGTAGAGCGCCGGCAAATCTGCATTCGGCACGAATCCGGCGAAAGTGACATGCTCGGCAATCCCAAGTTCGCGTGCCAGCTTTTCCAGTCTCTGGCGTTCGGCGCCCGTCCCCGCAATCACGAAGTGGAATTGTGTTTGCTGCCTCGCCAGTGCCACCGCGCGTAAAACGGTATCGAGATTTTTTTCACGATCAAGCCGTCCGACATAGAGCAGGATCGGCTGATTTGGTAAAGCGTAACGCTCGCGCAAATCAGCGGTCGGCTGACTGCGGTCGAATTTTTGTAAATCAATCCCGCAGGAAATCGCCTCGACCGGCAATTTGACTTTGTCACGAATCAAATCTGCCGCCGTCTCAGTCGGTGTGGTAATCCGCCCGACTTGATTGTAAATGCGCGCGAAATCACGCCACGCCCAGTTTTTGACGATATTGCGCATGAATTCCGGCACCGGCAAATAGTGAACCAGATTTTCCGGCATGAAGTGATTCGTCGCGACGATTGGCAGATTGTTTTTCTGACTCGCCTGGAAGACTTTGCGACCGATGTAAAAATGCGCCTGCAGATGGACGATGTCCGGCTGAAATTCGGTGAGGATGTTTTGG
Encoded proteins:
- a CDS encoding glycosyltransferase; protein product: MRILLAADTYYPHVNGASYFAQRLAQALHQKNHTVAVVAPAQSFAHTKTYIDDILVYGIRSVPVFFYRDFRFAAFASDATFQNILTEFQPDIVHLQAHFYIGRKVFQASQKNNLPIVATNHFMPENLVHYLPVPEFMRNIVKNWAWRDFARIYNQVGRITTPTETAADLIRDKVKLPVEAISCGIDLQKFDRSQPTADLRERYALPNQPILLYVGRLDREKNLDTVLRAVALARQQTQFHFVIAGTGAERQRLEKLARELGIAEHVTFAGFVPNADLPALYLLASCFVIAGIAELQSIVTMEALAAGLPVLGVNAMALPELVHDGENGFLFELADISGLSAKIIQLLADSDLQKKFGAASLAIIAKHDITKTIAAFEQLYLEQIARARSGAKSA
- the typA gene encoding translational GTPase TypA, with amino-acid sequence MTEKIITLGVIAHVDHGKTTLVDALLKQGGAFAAHEAVGELVMDSNAQERERGITILSKNCSIRHKNLKVNIVDTPGHADFSSEVERVLKVCDTVLLLVDAQEGPMPQTRFVTQKALKIGLNPIVVINKIDKPGSNVAKVHDQIFDLFAELGATDEQLDFPMILTIAKQGIAKLAESDESTNLDPLFDLIHSKIEPRVGSSEGGLQALVYSLEYDNHLGRIGIARVIRGKLKKGEEIAIARRDGSIAKGRISKMFVFQGVSKIEADEAAAGEIVGVAGFADITIGETFTEVAKPEALPVIEIGEPTVAMAFHVNTSPLAGKEGKLVTTRQIRERLFRELETNVGLRVEEIPNSDSYKVSGRGELHLAVLIENMRREGFELAVGRPEVILKEVDGKKLEPIETAVVNVPDEFTGGVIEKMGKRRGEMRDMKAEEGFTRIEFEIPTRGLIGYASEFIRDTRGEGTLDHIFLNYDEWRGAIPARSNGVLISQENGISVGFALSNLQERGMLFIGPQVEVYEGMIIGEASRPGDIIVNPLKGKKLTNMRSSGTDEALKLVPPRKLTLETAIEYVADDELVEITPSKIRLRKKLLVEHERKRAK
- the gltX gene encoding glutamate--tRNA ligase, which gives rise to MIKVRFPPSPTGPMHIGTARTMLVNFLFARQHRGKIVFRSEDTDRARSTREFEKEILDGISWLGLDFDEGPFRQSERDAVYEKYFEQLKKSGAIYPCFCSAAELEAERETQNAQKLPPRYSGKCRDLSAEEIAEFEKAGRKPVWRFRVPASEIKFTDLVRGEISERGENIADFVIRKSDGQFLYHFTVVVDDVEMKISHVIRGEDHISNTSKHILLFEALGAEVPRFGHLPLLLNKDRSKMSKRDESGKPATVERLKNDGYLPGAVVNFLALLGWNPGGGSEQEFFSMDELVAKFDFAGVAKAGAVFDLERLNFFNAHYLRQLPIEELVERVKPFLNFVVDDDVRLKKAVQLASERMQFLAEAPQFLHYFFGEIDPPLELFENAKMKVDRASSIEALEKSLPVLEKIENWTTEEIQKELLALVAELGWKNGQLLWPLRAALTGEKFSPGVWEMADALGRDESLTRMRKMLDKLKK
- a CDS encoding phosphatase PAP2-related protein, producing the protein MSKLLARGRVQRVLEQYRTYFRDKNFLSSTGLAVLLFALSLWINFHAGMYATSRSSNFVTDVVLSNVPVFHLEFLFVYGSIVFWALVAILCLVKPRVIPFTLKSIALFVIIRAVFISITHIGPFPTHMEINPASIVGDFTFGGDLFFSGHTGLPFLLALIFWENRFLRIAFVMTAIVFGVVVLLAHLHYSIDVLGAFFITYTIFHIAEVIFKKDHRFLNAKNIESIFPK
- the smpB gene encoding SsrA-binding protein SmpB, giving the protein MKKLSPDIIAENRAARFHFEILEEFEAGLVLTGVETKSLRTNRPRLAGSFVKVRRGELWLTGLEIPIYQFAKNQPHEKARDRKILLNAREIKTIEKSLNEKGATVVVLNLHLAHGKIKAKLALARGKKKWDKRETIKQRDVERDLRRGVKSF
- a CDS encoding alanine--glyoxylate aminotransferase family protein; the encoded protein is MPKLFIPGPTEVFPAQLQAQTRSMIGHRGKAYAALHASIEERLKKIMFTQNRVFISTSSATGVIEAALKNSVKKKVLVPGNGAFSNKWAEVAEMCGIEAVRLNYEFGKAVKPEDVENALKNDSEIDAVMFTHSETSTGVLSPLKEIGAVVKKFPNVVLLVDAVSSFAATEIRVDEWGIDLLLFGMQKALALPSGLAFCSVTPEILERAKNQPQGRKGYYFNFTEWEKAAEKNNTIITPAVSLMFALDFQLSEIEKNGGIEKRWADHSEMQKITLDWAARRGIKYFSEEGFHSPGVSVLENSLGWNIGELNAKLQANHDVEIANGYKDLKEKTFRIGHMGDHTPAGVSELLAWIDGLTE
- the metK gene encoding methionine adenosyltransferase — translated: MLFTSESVTIGHPDKLADQISDAIVDDLIRQDKQSRIAVETLVTNGLALVAGEITTRGFADIPSLVRETIRNAGYDDAKFGFDFRACAVLTSIHEQSPDIARGTNSKLGKNLGAGDQGLMFGYACRETAELMPLPITLAHALTARLAEARQQKILDFLRPDGKSQVSVEYDKNGKPKRVATVVVSTQHDEKVTNGKLKNAVIEKIIRPVLGEFLDAKTEILVNPTGRFVRGGPPADTGMTGRKIIVDTYGGMARHGGGAFSGKDPTKVDRSAAYAARWVAKNLVAAGFADRLELQIAYAIGHPKPISISVETFGTGKIADEKIITAITKVFDLSPAGILRELDLVRPIYLRTATGGHFGRPEFSWEKTNRVSALLA